The genome window CACTTGAGAATATAACACAATAGCAGTAATGACACCTGCAAGATGCGAAGTCTTTAATCTGATACTATATTTACCATACCACATGTATCTAGTTGTTGATAATACTGTACCTGTGGTATTCTTTGGCATGGCCAAAACCAAACTTTCTTCATCCTCGTAATCCATAACGTAACCTGTGTATGTCCAATCAGCTTCACTGGCATTACCTAAATATGAATATGCATTGACCAACTTATCGGAGTATTTATTGAACAAAGTACTCATATCTTTACAAACTGGAACAGGCAAACATGCGTCAATGCTATAAGAGTATGCTGGATTGCACGAACCTAAACAGTATTCACCTGTACCACAGACACCAGTGAAAGAACAACATGGCATTGATTCTGGACAATGTGCTGTGGTATTGCAATAAATTGAATCAGAAGCAATTGTTAATGACTGTATCAAAGCCACAAATGAAAgcaaaaataatgatagcttcatttttacaatattgATCACTTTGACGATATTTGCCTATTTTAATGCCCTGTACAAAATAGGGATACACACTAACTGATAAAGTTCCAGGGATTTagttaaattcaattggaATATAATTCAGATCTCATTTATATAGAATGTCATCTTTCGAGGTACTAAGAATTTCGATCGCtcaattttcattaaaactTCCGTTTTAGGAAATATAAACTCATTTGCATTACCTAAACAGGTAATTATCTCAAATTacttttaattaatatacaCTCGTTCCTAACGTTACTCCTCCATATGGTTGCATATAACCACAGAATAACAGACTGTTTAGCAGTGACATTTTGCATAATTCTAGATTAATTAAACTGAACATCAATTTTACTGGTTGCTATTACAGGAACTCAGTTTCCTCTAAAACTTTTTTCTATTGCAATTTTTTTAGAGAAAAGGTACACCATCGCTAAGATTATCAGTGCCAAACTGTTATTACATCAGTAATCTTTATTGATTtgtataaaatattgtatataattatataagtATGAATAGCTTCGcataaattcattaacacGAGCATCATTATATTCTGTTATGGTGCTTTTTTCAAGAGGACTCGTGTTCTTCTTGTTCAAGTCTATTCATGGATTTCCTTTCAGGGTTCATCATATGTTTAACCATCGCTATATCTATTTTGCTTCCATCAATCTTCTCTTGGAGTTCGACTTCCTCGCAACTTTCTTCTGCTTGATCTAATTTAATTGGGTCGTTTGCATACTTCTCTTTGTTCTTATCGGATAACATATGTGTGAAAGATTTTTGTTCCTCTCTTAAGTTCCAATTCAGAGTTCTATTAAtactattaataaattcatctGGAGAGGATTCAATAGTTGGGAAAGCATAAGGACTTGCTGatatagaaatataatCACCGGAAAACAGCTCGACTCTGTTTTTACCGTCAAAAGCGGCCCATGCTGTTGCTCTTGATTTCATAGATACTTTGACTCTTAAATTCACACTATCTGGCAAAATAATAGGCCTGAAGTTAAGAGTATGTGGGCAAATTGGAGTGACCGCGATTGCATTCACACTTGGATACACAAGCGAACCACCAGCACTGAGGGAGTAAGCTGTAGAACCGGTTGGAGTACTAATAATCAGACCATCTGCTTGTGCGACGGTTAGTAGCGAACAATCATTGTACAATTCTAAATTAGAAATGAAAGGGGAAGGCCCTCTGTCAACagttaattcatttaaCACATGGTGTTCTGATATGAGTTCCGAAACATACAGTTTCTTGCCGGTTTCTGGGTTTATCACAGGCTCTCTTCTTCTATATACTTTACATTCTAACCGCATTCTCAAATTAGTCTTCactttattattgtttaatatCCTTGACAAATCTTTTTTAAAGTGTTCGAATTTGTAATTTGTTAAGAACCCCAGTGAACCCAAGGAAAACGAAAGGACAGGAGGAACGTGTGTTTGGAAAATCGACGAAACGAACAAGACTGTACCATCACCTCCTAGTGTAATTACCAAATCGAAAAAACCgatattttcttctaaaaatttcacATTCCAAAATTTGATTCTACGAGCTGGGCATTTAATATCTGATATAAGCGATTCTACATCGAAACTCTTATTCTGCAAAACTTTATCCTCAATGTAGACGGTTAACGCTGGATATTTGGCTAGAAGCCATTCGATCAATTCTCTTAGTAAGTAAATTAGAGAGACATCATTGTTCTTGATTACTATCATGATATTTTCAACATCTAATTCAACTTTTgtgttaaatatttttttcgaCATCATACGCAACCCATAAGCATGAGAAGCATATTTAAAATGAGGTTTTATAGCTGCTTTCATTTTCGAAACATCAGGCATTGATTTGCTTGTCGAAAGTGAGTTCTTGGCAGTCTCTTTTGCGGTACTGTTATGttcttcaattttcttATTAATAACAATGCAACCTTCATAATCGTCTCCAAAATTCTTCTGTTTCAGTGCGACATCGTCGTCAACATCGTTGCTATTTTCGTAGGGGTTCTTATCCTTTGAGAGGGTCAATCTAGACTTTCCCTTGCCATCATCCGAAACAGACTCCATATCACGCTTGAGTTCATCTGTATCTTTACTAGAGGTGGATGAAAAACTATTGAACTCTTCTGACAAATCATCTTTACTCCCATAAAGTTTCCAATGAACCTTCATCTTCGAGACATCtttcttgttcttcttaTTCCGGTCAACACCATCAACTTGATAAGGtcttttcatttctaaCCTAGCTGTATAACGACGATATAAAAGTAGTCCAAAACAATCCCTTCCACGACTTCTATTATTTCATACAACACACACACAGTGAATGAGTAATAATTATTGCAGTTATCAAATCTATAACAAATACCTAGCAATATCTAATTGGCTGTTTATCTGTTTATTCCTACTACTCTTTAGTATACGAATTTCAGAACAAAATAAGCAGCTAACGTTATCCTGTTGTCGACAATGAGAACAGGCTGCAATTATTCAGAATCAGGAATACTATTGTACTTTTAAGTAAAACGATTGTTATGTAATAGGGACAAACTTcctttcattattattatcaatgaattagtaaattaatgaattagtaaattaatgaattaactagtattatatactattaCACCTCTATATGATTGAAAGCTGAACCTTAAATTTGCAGAAATCAAGAGAAACGCCCCTACAAGAGTACCAATCGGAATCAGAAAAGTGAAAAAGtgaaaattaaaataaaaataacgaATCACACAGATTAAGTCACTGAAGTGGCCCAAGTTTTAGGCATTCTACAAGGACATGGGTACATGGTAAACGAGAGTTATACAGTAAACATTGCATTGAAACCAATCAAATAGTATGTAACTGATGTGGTCGAGCATTTGTTGTTGCTGCTTGAAGTGCCCTCCTTTGAGAGGTTGTTCTTGAACCTTCTTAGCTTGGTCTTCTCATAATTCTATAAAGTCAATCAGAGTAGACCATATTGCAATTGTCTATTCTGATTGACTAGTTGTAACCTTCACGCTAATCTGTCTGTATCTTGCTCGTTCACCGTTGACACTCGAGTCTCTCGAACGGTGGTGGTTGGTTCACATGTTTCAGAGAACTCCCCTTCGTCATTTCCCGAATTGACGGAGAACAGACAGGGATTCGGTTGTGCTGAGTGGGTGTCCGCTCGGTCTATCTTTCAAGACGACTCTAGTATTCTAGTAAACGGTTAATGGTTCGTTCTAACAGCCAGGGAACATTGGCACATTGTCCACCTAGGACAATGCTCAGTAATCAATGGCGAAAGGTTGAATTATgttgtattatatttacacTATGATAAAGGGATaggtatatatatttgttacattagaaaaaaataattctcaagatttatataaaaaattgtcGTCTTATGGGCGTGAGGTCCTCCCGGTCTCTACCGGTAGACCGGATCAATTACTGGATTCAAGCTACTGGTTGTTGTTGCGGTGGTGGTGCGGCTGTGTTTGTTGTAGCTTTGcatttccatttttttcttctaataatgGTAAAGCAGCACCTAAACACCAAGTAACTTCACTACCGGAAATTTTTTGGGCGGTTCTCAACTCTCTGTCTAATGGAATACCATATCCAGTTTCCAATAGTGCAACCTCGTATTGCAGATCTAAACAGTTTAATGAGGAAGCACGGGCTTTACCAATGATCGATGGAACACCAGCAAAACTATCGTGGTAAGTCTCTGGACCACCACAGATAGTGTCTGCAAATTCTTTCATTTCTCTTAGTGTGAAAGATTTTGGTAAACCTAAGTTATAAGTTctatcaaagaaaaatgaaatgatATATAGATCATCAATTTCTGGGAAATTCATCTCTAAAGATGGTTGATGGACACCATCGAAAGAACATGGTTTAGTGGAGCAACTAGACTTGTCAAATACACTAGTAATTAAATTCCTACATCTTTCAGGATTAGAGTCAGTACTTCCCAAGAAATCAACAGTATATATTTCACCTGATGATACTTTAACTTTTTGATTTAAGAATTGCATTTTGCTTGGAATACATGGGTGGTTCAATTCTAAGTTCCTACCAACGTCAGCCTCTGTAACAATACC of Tetrapisispora phaffii CBS 4417 chromosome 6, complete genome contains these proteins:
- the YEF1 gene encoding NADH/NAD(+) kinase (similar to Saccharomyces cerevisiae YEF1 (YEL041W) and UTR1 (YJR049C); ancestral locus Anc_1.484), with product MKRPYQVDGVDRNKKNKKDVSKMKVHWKLYGSKDDLSEEFNSFSSTSSKDTDELKRDMESVSDDGKGKSRLTLSKDKNPYENSNDVDDDVALKQKNFGDDYEGCIVINKKIEEHNSTAKETAKNSLSTSKSMPDVSKMKAAIKPHFKYASHAYGLRMMSKKIFNTKVELDVENIMIVIKNNDVSLIYLLRELIEWLLAKYPALTVYIEDKVLQNKSFDVESLISDIKCPARRIKFWNVKFLEENIGFFDLVITLGGDGTVLFVSSIFQTHVPPVLSFSLGSLGFLTNYKFEHFKKDLSRILNNNKVKTNLRMRLECKVYRRREPVINPETGKKLYVSELISEHHVLNELTVDRGPSPFISNLELYNDCSLLTVAQADGLIISTPTGSTAYSLSAGGSLVYPSVNAIAVTPICPHTLNFRPIILPDSVNLRVKVSMKSRATAWAAFDGKNRVELFSGDYISISASPYAFPTIESSPDEFINSINRTLNWNLREEQKSFTHMLSDKNKEKYANDPIKLDQAEESCEEVELQEKIDGSKIDIAMVKHMMNPERKSMNRLEQEEHESS